The Aethina tumida isolate Nest 87 chromosome 6, icAetTumi1.1, whole genome shotgun sequence genome has a segment encoding these proteins:
- the LOC126266021 gene encoding uncharacterized protein LOC126266021, with amino-acid sequence MSELFIYGRNSRGKKTLIYQGYEYLRHRKTASSVTHWRCVKRRSNNCMSVMHTMGAEIVQNPGEHTCSETTPPNQLDNLDIPTHSFENEELPDAMSTEQLDGTDPTIKLLVQEVSQSLLKKNLSIQEPDSSDTNLNKSEHQTYLQKNTSTKEPERTHKGVRRTRIQGLVQAHLEENVTSEQLLTPPVENDFNSQLVHDELEVAAVNIKQELLTEHAINLELVEEEDIKDKEFILHDNNSQDVNFPPTPVSSGRWRGIIESFDVDELFNIQLTVAKLDQQIKKEELNFVRMKARNEEECHQLRMKIMLHLFNNL; translated from the coding sequence atgtctgaattgtttatttacggACGTAATAGTCGCGGAAAGAAAACACTGATTTATCAAGGCTATGAATACCTTAGACACCGTAAAACTGCAAGTTCTGTCACCCATTGGCGCTGCGTAAAACGAAGGAGCAACAATTGCATGTCGGTCATGCATACGATGGGGGCCGAAATAGTGCAGAACCCGGGTGAACATACATGCAGCGAAACAACGCCGCCAAATCAACTGGACAATTTGGATATACCCACACATTCTTTTGAAAATGAAGAACTTCCAGATGCTATGTCCACTGAACAGCTTGACGGTACAGATCCTACGATAAAACTCCTGGTCCAAGAGGTGTCCCAATCACTACTGAAGAAAAATCTTAGTATCCAAGAACCTGATAGTTCAGACACAAATCTGAACAAGTCCGAACATCAGACATATCTTCAAAAAAACACGTCTACCAAGGAGCCTGAGAGGACACACAAAGGTGTGCGCAGGACTAGGATTCAAGGGTTGGTTCAAGCACACCTGGAGGAAAATGTGACAAGTGAGCAGTTGTTAACACCTCCAGTAGAAAATGACTTCAACTCACAACTTGTGCACGATGAGTTAGAAGTAGCTGCTGTAAATATAAAGCAGGAGTTGTTAACAGAGCACGCAATAAATCTAGAATTGGTGGAAGAAGAAGACATAAAggataaagaatttattttacatgacAACAACAGCCAAGATGTGAATTTTCCTCCTACTCCTGTGAGTAGTGGAAGATGGAGAGGGATCATCGAATCTTTTGATGTGGatgagttatttaacattcagTTGACGGTGGCAAAATTAGACCAACAGATAAAGAAGGAGGAACTAAATTTTGTTAGAATGAAGGCAAGAAACGAGGAAGAATGTCACCAATTGAGAATGAAAATCATGTTACATCTATTTAATaacctttaa